CGTGGAGCCCGAACCCCGCGTTGCTCACCAGGACGTCCACCTCCAGCCCCTTCGCGCGCACCGCCTCGAAGAGCCGCTGGGGCGCGCCCGGAGCAGTCAGGTCCGCGGGAAGGACATGCGCGTTGCCCAGCGCCGCCGCGAGCGCCTCCAGCTTCGCCTCGCTCCGGGCCACCAGCACCACCGTGGCCCCCCGCCGTGACAGTCGCCGCGCGAACTCCGCGCCAATGCCCATGGAGGCACCCGTCACCAGCACCGTCTTGCCCGCGAAATCAAATCGTTTCATGGGACAAGGATGGGCGCCGGCCGCCCCCTCAACAACGGACAGCGGCGGGCACCTGCTTTCCAGAAATGGAAAGCAGCGCTACTCGCGCGACGGGAACGGCGGTCCCGGGCGCGGCGTGTACACGTTGGCGCTCACGGAGCGCGCCGCCGCGGTGATGCCAATCAGGCTCTCCGCGTGCCCCAGGAAGAAGTAGCCCGTCTCCGGCAGCCGCGACAGCAGCCCCTGGATGACGCGCGCCCGGGCCTCCGCGCCGAAGTAGATGAGCACGTTGCGGCAGAAGATGATGTCGAACGGCCCCACCGGCCAGGTGGCCGGCGCGTGCAGGTTCGCGCGGGCAAAGCGCATGAAGGTCCGCAGCTCCGGGCCCGCCGTCATCAGGCCCTCCTGGGTGCGCACGCCCTTCAGCATGTACTTGCGCAGCAGCAACTGCGGAATGCTCCGGGCCCGCTCCAGGCTCCAGAGGCCCTCCTCCGCGCGCTTCACCGCCCAGGTGGACAGGTCCGTGGCGACGATCTCCAGGCTCCACCCGGAGCCCTTGGGGAACGCCTCCAAGAGCTCCATCGCCAATGAGTACGGCTCCTCGCCCGTGGAGCACCCGGCGCTCCAGACGCGGATGCTCCGGGGCCGCCGGCCCTGCGCCGCCTGGGCCGCCCACTCCGGGAAGACGTGCTCGCGCAGCAGGTCGAAGTGCCGGGGCTCGCGGAAGAAGGACGTCTCGTGGGTACAGAGGCTGTCGAGCATCCGCACCTTCTCCGCTTCGTTCCCGCGCGTCGTGACGTACGCGTGGTACGCCGCGTAGGACGTCAGCCCCAGCTCCCGCAGCCGCCGCGACAGCCGGTTCGCCACCAGCGCGTTCTTGGCCGGCGACAGGTGGATGCCGGCCTCCGCCTCCACCAGGTGCTGGAACATCTCCAACTCCGAGCGCGACAGCGCCGGAGGCAGCGCGGACGGCGGCCAGGGCTCGTCGCCGCTCATCGCCTCACCCGTTGCCCGGTGCTTCTGGCGCCGGGGCCGAGGCCTGAGCCGCCGGGGCCGGGGCCGCGGGAGCCGCCGCCTCGTCGGTGGCGGCCGTCAGCTTGAGCAGCTCCTCCAGCGACAGGAGCCGGTCCAGGTCCAGCAGCAGGATGAACGTGTCGTTGTGGCGGCCCATCCCGCGCAGGAACTCCAACCGCACGCGCGTGCCGAAGGCGGGGGGCGGTTCGATGTCCGCGGAGCCCAGCTCCAGCACCTCGCGCACGGTGTCCGTGAGCAGGCCCAGCACCGTCTGCTGGCCGTCGAGCGCCACCTCCACGATGACGAAGCAGGACCAGCGGGTGATGGGCCGGGGCGGCAGCCCGAACTTCACCGCCAGGTCCACGACGGGCACCACGCTGCCGCGCAGGTTGATGACACCCTGCACGGCCGCGGGCATCCCCGGCACGCGCGTGACGGGGCGGTGTTCGATGATCTCCCGCACGCGCAGGAGGCCCACGGCGTACTCCTCGCCCGCGAGCATGAAGCTCAGGTAGCTGGACCTGCCGCCGCCCGGTTCGGTGGACTCATTCATGATGCGCGCCTCCCTAGAACCGCTGGAAGTCATGGGGAGCCGGCGCTTCCGCGCCGTTCTGGAGCCGCGCCAGCGCCCCGTTCGTGGGCGTGGCCAGCGACCCCTGCGCCGCCTGCTGGAGCCCCCGGGCGGGCGAAAGCTGCTGGCGGGGAGCCGGGGCGCGCGGCACGGAGGGAGCGTTGTAGCTGAAGCCCTCCATCAGCCGGAAGAAGG
This DNA window, taken from Corallococcus coralloides DSM 2259, encodes the following:
- a CDS encoding CheR family methyltransferase; the encoded protein is MSGDEPWPPSALPPALSRSELEMFQHLVEAEAGIHLSPAKNALVANRLSRRLRELGLTSYAAYHAYVTTRGNEAEKVRMLDSLCTHETSFFREPRHFDLLREHVFPEWAAQAAQGRRPRSIRVWSAGCSTGEEPYSLAMELLEAFPKGSGWSLEIVATDLSTWAVKRAEEGLWSLERARSIPQLLLRKYMLKGVRTQEGLMTAGPELRTFMRFARANLHAPATWPVGPFDIIFCRNVLIYFGAEARARVIQGLLSRLPETGYFFLGHAESLIGITAAARSVSANVYTPRPGPPFPSRE
- a CDS encoding chemotaxis protein CheW; translated protein: MNESTEPGGGRSSYLSFMLAGEEYAVGLLRVREIIEHRPVTRVPGMPAAVQGVINLRGSVVPVVDLAVKFGLPPRPITRWSCFVIVEVALDGQQTVLGLLTDTVREVLELGSADIEPPPAFGTRVRLEFLRGMGRHNDTFILLLDLDRLLSLEELLKLTAATDEAAAPAAPAPAAQASAPAPEAPGNG